The following nucleotide sequence is from Halorussus caseinilyticus.
GAACCCGAGGAGGTGGCGGAGGCCATCGCGTTCGCGGCCGAACAGGAGAAATCCACGATAAGCGAACTCGACATCTACCGGCGCGACAAGTTCAGCGGGTTCTGACTCAGAGCGAGACCGACGACTTCTCGGTCAGCGACACCGGGACGGCGAGGCGGTGGAGTGTACTCGCGCCCGACGCGGTGGTGATGCGGAGCGTCACTTCCGAACCCGACGGGAGGGGTTCGGAGTACGGCGGCGTGAGCGGGTCGCGGGTGCCCGCCTCGACGAGTCCGGCGTTGACGCGTATCTCGATTTGGTCGTCTTGCTCGGTGAGGACGGTGCCGTCGCCGCCGTCGAGTGCGTGGGTGTTGAACACCTCGTGAGCGTGGCTCTGGTCGTCGGTCTGACTACCGCCACCGCCGCCACCGACGCCGAACGTCCCCGGTTCGCCGCGGTCCACGACGCCCGGCGCGTAGGACGCGACTTTCCCGTGGACGAGCGTGGTCGAGTTCTCCGGACCGACCCACGAGATGGTCGCCCGCGAGAGGTTGACCGGCCCGGACCCCGGCGAGAGTTTCACAGTCAACTCCACGGTATCGACGCTCTCGTTCGGCATGATGTCCCCGCTCGACTTCGGTGCCGAGTTCTTCACGTCGTCGGTGACGTGGCCGTACGAACTGACCACCGTCAGTCGGTTCGAAACTTGGTCGGTCGCCTCCCGACCGGTCTGTTCGGCCCGGTTCTGTAACGTTCCGGCCGTCTCCAGCAAGACGCCCGCGGCTATCGCGGCGACGAGTACCATGGCGATGAAGACGACGAGGGTGCCGATACCGACTTGGCCCCTGTCGGACTCCGCCCGCGTGTCAAATCCCATATTTTTCGCTCCGTAGCTCGACAGGTACGGAAATATTGTCGTCTCTGTTATTTAAAACAACGGGTATTTACGCCCTACCGGAGCGCGGTTTCGACCTTCTCGATTGGGTGGGGCGGTTCGCCATCGGTCCCCTCTCTGTCGCCGAGTTGCGCCCGACAGGACGCGCCCGGCGCGACCACGGCGTCGCCGTCGCTCGATTCGACCTGCTCGAACAGAATCTCACCGATTTTCCGACTCATCGAGTAGTGTTCGGCCTCGTAGCCGAAACTCCCGGCCATCCCGCAACACCCCGAGTCGAGTGCGTCCACTTCGTAGCCAGCGTCCCGGAGGACGCTGGCGGCGTAGGTGTCCTTCTTGGTCGACTTCTGGTGGCAGTGGCCGTGGTAGGTCAGCGTCTCGTCGGGCGCGTCGAACGAGAGGTCGAACTCGAAGATGTCCAGATACTCGCAGATTCCGTAGGTGTTCGCGGCGACCCGTTCGGCCGCGGTTCCGATTTCCTCCCCGGAGTCGTCCAGTCGCTCCTCCGGGTCGGCGGTCCGGGGTTCGGCGTACTGCTCGCCCGAGCGACTCGACTCGGGGCCTCGCTCGCCGAGCAAGTCGAGGTAGTCCGACTGAATCATCACGGCGTCGGAGGGTTCGACGACTACCACGTCCCACCCGTCGCGGACGCGCGCCGAGAGCGCGGACACGTTCGTCTGCGCGCGTTCGCGCGAGGCGTCGAGGAAGCCCTTCGAGTGGGCGGGGCGTCCGCTGTCGGTCACGCCGTCGGGAATCTCGACGCGGACGCCCGCCGCTTCGAGGACCCGGACCGCGGCTTTCCCGGCGTCGGGGTGGTTGTAGTTGGTGTAGGCGTCGGGGAACAGCGCGACCTTCCGGATGGCTTCCGACTCCGGAATCCGGGCACCGCCGCGCGACTCGAACCAGTCTTCGAGGGTCTCTCGGTGGAAGGTCGGGAGACTGCGCTCGCTGGCGATGCCGAGAGTGCGCTCCAGCAGGCCTCGCGCGCCGGGAACCTTGCTGGCCCAGTTCGAGAGGGGTGCCAGCGCGCTCCCGACCGAAGAGAGGGCGGCGACGTTGGCGAAGAGTCGCTCGCGCAGGTCCGACCCGTGGCGCTGGTGGTACTCGTGTTCGACTTCGGCCTTGAGTTTGGCCATGTCAACCTCGCTCGGGCAGTCGCGGGCGCACCCCTTGCACCCGATGCAGAGGTCCATCACCTCGGCCATAAACTCCACGTCGAACTGCTCGCCCTCCGGGAGTTCTCCGCTCATCGCCTGACGGAGCATGTTGGCCCGGCCTCTGGTACTCGTGACTTCCTCGTCCGCGGCCCGGTAGGTCGGACACATCACGCCGCCGGTCGTCACCTGCCCGCCGCGACATCCTCCGCACCCGTGACAGAGTTCGACCATCCCCTGAAAGCCGTTCTCGTTCTCCCACTGGAGTTCGGGCGCGAACCCGGCCGAGAACTCGTAGTCGGGGTCGAACCGCAGGTTCTCGGTCATCCCGTGGTCGCCACAGACGTTGCCCGGATTCAGCAACCAGTCGGGGTCGAAGGCCGATTTGAGGTCGCGGAACACCTGCCAGACTTCCTCGCCGTAGAGTTTCCGGTTCCACTGGGTCCGGGCGCGGCCGTCGCCGTGTTCGCCCGAGACCGACCCGCCGTACTCGACCACGAGGTCGGTGGCTCGGTCCGCGATGTTCTCCATCTGGTTGACGCCCGCGGGGGACTTGGTGTTCACGAGCGGTCGGATGTGGAGACACCCCGGCCCGGCGTGGGCGTAGAAACTGGCGAAGGTGTCGTTGTCTTCGAGGACTCGCCGGAAGTCGGCGACGTACTCGGGCAGGTTCTCGGGGGGCACCGCGGCGTCCTCGATGAACGAGATGTGCTTTTCGTCGGAGGTGCGCGAGAGCAGGATGGGAAGCCCGGACTTCCGGAGCTTCCAGAACCGGGCGCGTTCGGCCTCGTCGTGGGCCTCCATCCCGGCGAAGGCGAGTTCGCCCTCGCGGTCCTCGCGCAGGGTCGCGACCTTCTGGCGGCCTTCCTCGTCGCTCTCGGCGTAGAACTCCACGAGCAGGACCGAGTCGGTGCCCTCGGGAAGCATCCCCACCACGTCGGCGAACTCCTCGGTGTCGCGTGCGAGGTCGATAAGAACGTCGTCCAGCACTTCGACCGCCGAGGGGTCGTGGTCGAGGATGGGGGCCACGTCCTCCATCGCGTCGAGCAGGTCGTCGTAGGCGAACAGCGCCATCGACTTGGTTTCGGGGACGGGTTCGAGTCCGACCGTCGCCTCGGTCACGATTGCCAGCGTCCCCTCGCTCCCGGCGAGCAGGCGCGCGAGGTTGACCGCGCCATCCTCGCTCGCGGTTTCACCGCTCGCATTCGAGGCGCGTTGCGCCTCGCGCGTCTCGTCCACGAGCCGGTCGAGGTTGTACCCCGAGACGTTCCGCTTGAGTTGGGGATACGCCTCCGCGATGGTCTCGGTCTCCTCGTCGAGAATCCGGGCGACTTCGGCGTAGATACGGGCTTCGAGGTCCCCGTCGGAGTCGGCGCGCTCGCGGAGTTCTGCGAGTTCGACCTCGCCGAAAGTGGTGACGGTGCCGTCGGCGAGGACGACCTCGACTTCTTCGACGTAGGCGTCGGTCTTGCCGTACTTCAGCGAGTGGCTTCCGGTCGAGTTGTTGCCGATTGCGCCGCCGAGCGCCGACTTGTCGCCCCACGCGGGGTCGGGAGCGAACTTCAGACCGTGGGGCGCGAGTTCGTCGTTCAACTCCGCCAGCACCGCGCCGGGTTGAGCGCGGGCGGTCGGCGTCTCGGCGTCGGGCGAGACTTCGAGGACAGAATCCATGTGTCGCGTGAAGTCGAGAACCACCGCCTCGTTGACGGCCTGTCCCGCGAGGCTCGTCCCGCCGCCGCGGGGGAGGACCGGAATCTCCCGGTCGGCGCAGTAGTCCATCACCGCCGCCACGTCGCCGGTGTCGGTGGGGAAGACGACGCCGATTGGCGTCACCTCGTAGGCGCTGGCGTCGGTCGCGTAGAGCTGTCGAGAGTAGCTGTCGAAGCGCACGTCGCCGTCCACGAGCGACTGCAGGTCCGACACCAACCCCGTGCGTGCGACCTCGTCGGACCGGTAGTCGTAGTCCGCGCGGGGGTCGCGGGCGGGGTCTCCCGCGTCGTGCGTAGCCATACCGCGGCATACGGACGGGGGGCCGAAAAGTGGTGCGCTCGGCGCAGAATCGCCCGGCGGTGGGCCGGGAGTGGGGTGGTGGAGGGTGTCGGTCGATGGTGCGACGACGGCTCGGAAGACAAACGGCGTCTTCCGATGTCTGCGCTCACGTCAGTTCGCGCAGGCTCGTCAGAGCGTGCCACTGACGGCGGACGACTGAGCGACCGCAGGGAGCGAAGGAGTCGGTCGGGGAGGGTGTGGCCCATGGTCGTAGTGCGGGTGCGGTCCCACAGGAGTCGGGAGAGGCTAGCACCCCGGATTTCCGTCGTCGTGGTGCAGTCGTAGCACGGTCGCGGTGCAGTCGGGTTCGCTTACAGATGGCTAGCCTTTTTCACCACTGCCGACAACAGATTTACAGACTATTTAGGTGTAATCGTCGTAGTCATGACGTGGATGGCTAGTCACAACATCTATCCTCGTGGAGCAAGTACGTCAAGATACGATGGCGATGGAGAACGACAAAATCCAGTTCCGTGGAGGGGCCGAAAAGCGCGCGAGTCAGCTACTCGACCAGATGCGACTCGGCGGTATCAACGTCAGCGAACTCGCTCGTCGGGGACTCCAAGAAAAACTGCGTGAGACGCTCTCGGACGAGGAGAAAATCCAACTCCACCAACAGTACGAACGGGGCGAAATTTCCGACCCGGTTGCCGAAATCCTGCTCGGTGACGCCATCGAAGAAATCGAACGCGAGCGGACTGCCTTCGAAGACGCGGCAGAACTCGACACCGACGGAGTTTTTCAGGACTGAGACTGTGTGGACGACGAGGTTCGACATCCGATAATCGTAGATACTGACGCACTCATCGCCGTGGCCAACACGGGTCTCTGGCCGCGACTCACCGACAACCTACACGTCACGACGACGAACGTTTGCTACCACGAACTCGAACGACACGTCCGCGAGAAGTCAGCTTACGCACCGGAAGGGACACGAGAACGGTGGGTCCACGACGGAAGTGAGACCGCACTCCGACCGTTCGCCGACGAGGAGAACGGGGCGTTCACCACCGTCTCGTGTGTCCCTCGCCCGCACGGAGAGGACGCCGGAGAGAAAGCAGTAAGACGAGAAGTCGAACAGAACGCAACAACGTACACCTACGCTATCCTGATGGACAAACACGGTCGGAGAGCGATTAACCGAGTGTTCGATAGGAGAGACGAGACCGGAAAAGCCGTCGCTCCGCCGTTTCTCCTGTACCTTCTCCTCGATAGCGGTGCGTGTACGAAAGCCGAGTTCTGCCGTGCGTGCGGTGACATCCTAAAAGGAGAAGGATGGACTGGGTATCAGGCCGTCCAAGCCGCGTGGGAGGCAATTCCGATAGACTGTGGTGACTACCTCTCGGACGACCTGCTTCCGTGACGAAGGGACTTACGGTTGAAAAGTCCCTTTCGGACACGGAAAACACCAGCTTGGACAGTTCTATGGATATGTTTAGGAAATATATACGAGGCTAAAACAACGACTAAGAAGGCCAAATCAGTCGTCCGCGGGACCCGCGGACCCCGACCACGCGCTCTCGCCCGACTCCGAATCGGCGGCGTCTGGCGCGCCGCGTCCGACCGACGAGCGAACCGAGTCCGCAAACGCCGACTCCCGAACTGAATCCGCGAGCGACCGAATCGCGCCCCGATGCAGGACCGCGAACCCGGCGAAGATGGCGGCGAACCCGACTAGCGTCGAAGACGAGACCAACTCGCCCAACAGCGCCCAACTCACGAGGGTCGCCACGACCGGTTCGAGGTAGCCCACGAGGTGGAGTTTCGTCGGCCCGATTTGTTCGAGCAGTCGGAAGTACAGCAGGAACGCCACGACGCCCGACAGGAGCGTCAGGTAGGCGAACGACGCCAGCGCGGTGGGTGTCAACCGAATCGCAGACAGCGACTCGCCCCGTAGCGCACCCCCGCCGAACAGCAGGACCGCCCCGCCGAGCAT
It contains:
- a CDS encoding archaellin/type IV pilin N-terminal domain-containing protein, with product MGFDTRAESDRGQVGIGTLVVFIAMVLVAAIAAGVLLETAGTLQNRAEQTGREATDQVSNRLTVVSSYGHVTDDVKNSAPKSSGDIMPNESVDTVELTVKLSPGSGPVNLSRATISWVGPENSTTLVHGKVASYAPGVVDRGEPGTFGVGGGGGGSQTDDQSHAHEVFNTHALDGGDGTVLTEQDDQIEIRVNAGLVEAGTRDPLTPPYSEPLPSGSEVTLRITTASGASTLHRLAVPVSLTEKSSVSL
- a CDS encoding FAD-binding and (Fe-S)-binding domain-containing protein — its product is MATHDAGDPARDPRADYDYRSDEVARTGLVSDLQSLVDGDVRFDSYSRQLYATDASAYEVTPIGVVFPTDTGDVAAVMDYCADREIPVLPRGGGTSLAGQAVNEAVVLDFTRHMDSVLEVSPDAETPTARAQPGAVLAELNDELAPHGLKFAPDPAWGDKSALGGAIGNNSTGSHSLKYGKTDAYVEEVEVVLADGTVTTFGEVELAELRERADSDGDLEARIYAEVARILDEETETIAEAYPQLKRNVSGYNLDRLVDETREAQRASNASGETASEDGAVNLARLLAGSEGTLAIVTEATVGLEPVPETKSMALFAYDDLLDAMEDVAPILDHDPSAVEVLDDVLIDLARDTEEFADVVGMLPEGTDSVLLVEFYAESDEEGRQKVATLREDREGELAFAGMEAHDEAERARFWKLRKSGLPILLSRTSDEKHISFIEDAAVPPENLPEYVADFRRVLEDNDTFASFYAHAGPGCLHIRPLVNTKSPAGVNQMENIADRATDLVVEYGGSVSGEHGDGRARTQWNRKLYGEEVWQVFRDLKSAFDPDWLLNPGNVCGDHGMTENLRFDPDYEFSAGFAPELQWENENGFQGMVELCHGCGGCRGGQVTTGGVMCPTYRAADEEVTSTRGRANMLRQAMSGELPEGEQFDVEFMAEVMDLCIGCKGCARDCPSEVDMAKLKAEVEHEYHQRHGSDLRERLFANVAALSSVGSALAPLSNWASKVPGARGLLERTLGIASERSLPTFHRETLEDWFESRGGARIPESEAIRKVALFPDAYTNYNHPDAGKAAVRVLEAAGVRVEIPDGVTDSGRPAHSKGFLDASRERAQTNVSALSARVRDGWDVVVVEPSDAVMIQSDYLDLLGERGPESSRSGEQYAEPRTADPEERLDDSGEEIGTAAERVAANTYGICEYLDIFEFDLSFDAPDETLTYHGHCHQKSTKKDTYAASVLRDAGYEVDALDSGCCGMAGSFGYEAEHYSMSRKIGEILFEQVESSDGDAVVAPGASCRAQLGDREGTDGEPPHPIEKVETALR